Sequence from the Miscanthus floridulus cultivar M001 chromosome 16, ASM1932011v1, whole genome shotgun sequence genome:
ACAAAGGAGCACCAAGGCTTTGAACATAATATGTCAGGTCAGTGCGAAGATGTGCTGATGGTGCCGTGGTTGAGCACCCGAGGTGTAGAGCTCCCCACCACAGTTCGATCCCTGGTGCTGCATGGTAGTGTGCCCACCTCCCTATTGAAACTGTAGACGGGTCCGCAGCCGCCAAAGAAGCGTGCGCGCGTGAGGTTCCTGCCTGTTCTGGGTTAGATGGGCCCCTTCTTTAAGACCAGAGTCAAGGGGACGTCTGATCAAGACTTTTTTTTGAGGGTGGCATGCTGTGGGGTGGCAGGAAGGTGAATGTATTATAAAAGGGGTGGCAGTGCTGTCGTAAACAAGATATAGCAGCCAGCACATATTATGTTAGATTCAATGGCAATATATTCATGTTTTGAATATATTTGCATAAAGTATAAACTCCATGATGATTTCATCGATGATCCTGTTAATTTTTTAGGAATCAAGGATCGTATATATATACCTGCTGTCCATATTGACCAACATGTTTAGACTCTTGGAatttaaggattctttttactcATTGTGAAATACACTGTTTTATCATATCCTCTCGCTATTAGAATTTTGTCTACATTGTTCATTTCATTTTGTGATATGAATTCCTTCCTATAATGATGTGATGTTCATGTTTTTTCTAGACAACTAACACTGCAATTCATGGCCggttttgtttttttagaaagaTCCATGGTTATGGTTTTCGATTTAACTTTGGCATTGCACCCATATTTTTTTTCAGAACATATATTAATTACCCTGTATATGTAATTAGTACCCAATTTTCTCCATCATGCACTCTTATACCTGATAATTTATACATGTTCATAGTTTCAATGCAGCATGACCCAGAAGGTTGTCTTGGCCATCTGAAGCAGTACAAGTTTAAGGAGATCAGAAAAGCTACCAATAACTTCAGCCAAACAAATATTTTGGGAGAGGGAGGATATGGAATAGTATACAAGGGTGATTTGGATGGCACAACTGTTGCTGTTAAAAGACTGAAGGATCGTGATTCAGTTGTTGGGGATGATCAATTCCACACAGAAATTGAAGTGATAAGCTTGGCCGTCCATCGTAATCTCCTTCACCTTACTGGGTATTGCATTGCAAATAATGAAAGGCTTCTTGTGTATCCCTACATGCCAAATGGTACTGTCGCTTCTAAATTAAAAGGTTAGTATTGTGTACTTCATGCTCTTCTATCCCATGCATGCACAGTTGCACCTTCATATTGAGAATCTCATGAGGGTAAAAATAAAGAAACATCAATCTTTCCTAGTAATCATGTGAAGGTTTCACCAATCCACTTTTACTTTGTAATTTAGGATATAGACTTGGTCTCAGGAAGAACTCTGACCAATATATATTGTTCTTAGAAACAACATTAATTAAATATGTATGTTACAGATGGTGATATTGTGAAACAATTTCCATATGAAAAGTATCTTATTAGTGGTAATCAATATACTCTGATCACTTTTCATTGGACTTTCTGACGGAGACATGCATATTTTCAGCTTGTTAATCATGTACAACTTCTCCATATAGGCATGATTCTAGTTTTTCCATCCAATGATGACACACCCACTGCAGTTCAAGCAGTTTCAACCTTCCTATTTGTCTATTCTTAAAGCTTCCATTGCATCCATTTTTGTGATATGGGCTCAGTCAATCTGATACATGGTTAACAATTGCTAAAACAACAAGTTGAACATAACATAATGTAGGCTCTCCTTTAAATTGTTTAGTCCAAAGCATTGAAGGCATTATATTCTGAGGTCTTTCCCTTTTTGAAGCAAATCCAGCTGAGTTTTCTCCTTTACTTTGTCAGAATGTGTTAATGGGGAACCAACCTTAGACTGGCCAAGGAGAAAGAGGATAGCCCTTGGTGCGTCACAGGGACTGCTCTATTTGCATGAACAATGTGATCCTAAGATAATCCATCGTGATATCAAGGCCTCCAATGTTCTCCTGGATGAATATCTTGAAGCAGTTGTTGCGGATTTTGGATTGGCAAAACTTGTAGATCATTGGATGTCGCATGTTGTCACATCAGTGCGTGGAACACTTGGGCGCATACCACCAGAGTGTTTTAAGTTCTGCCATGCTTCAGAGAAGACTGATGTCTTTTGCTTTGGACTCTTTTTGATGGAATTAGTCACTGGTCGAGTGACGCTGGAGCTTCATGAGAATGAATATGAGAAGGGAGGAATTCTTGAATTGGTAAATATTGTTTCTTATATATGTCTAGGTTCAAATTTAGTTTATTTACTGGAGTATTTTTTAAAGAAAGAGTTGTTTTCCTTTAGGTCAATTGCATAGGAAAAGTTCAGTATGTTTATAGGCATACATAGTATTTGGGCACCCATGTTAAAGGCATTTGAAGATAAATGGTTAAAGAGCATACAAATTAGATGATGTTGAAGAATTTAATTGGAAGGAAAATCAATAGGCATTTTAAGTTTTTTTTCTCGGAAACGTAGGAGAGTTGCATTTCGTTGCATTAAGAAGAAAAGGCGTGAGAATCCTTACAGGATTTTTAAGTTACTCCCTCCATTACAAATTATAGTTCTTTTTGGTTTTGTCCTAAGTGAAAACTTTCCTatctttgatcaagtttatagaaaatatgtaTCAATATCTAGAACACATCAAATTAGCTTTATTAAATTCTCCATGAAATAGGTTTTATTGAGCATATATTTATTTTaacttgtagatgttaatatatttttcaaaAACTTAGTCCTAGTTAGAGAAGTTTAACTTTGACAAAgccaaagtgaactataatttgtaATGGAAGGAATAAAATTCAAGCATCTGTATTTTGTGTTTTGTTCTACATACCTGATTGCCTCTTAATACTCCAGCTATTTGGTTGTACATAATTCCGCTGACAAATTATAGCACCAAAGTCATATAACAAAATAACCAACTGAGTATGTCTTACATAATAATAGAAGTGCAACTTTCAGCCTCTGCACTAATAAAGAAGATGTGAAGACATACATATCTGAGCTTTATGTAATCTGAATTTACATTTATATGTACAGAATAGAAGATAATCATAAACTCCCTGGAGGGAAAATATGGTCTTTGTAAAACTTAAGCTCCTTAAGCTATACTATAACTAAACATATGCATTTCTAAACAGTGTCACCGTTTCACTTGACTTTAGACAATATGCAACTCCAGAAGACATAATTATAGTTTACCACAATAATGCATATAGCTTGCAATGCACTTTTCTCAAACATAGCTTTTGTAAATTCATTCTGGACCTTAGTCTGGAGCAGTAACCAGCAGCCATTGCCACATTTAATTTTCCGTCATTTTTTTCTTTCTAATAAGATTCGAGTGCAGGCCATGTCTATACTAATGTAACCATAATCTATTGCTCCCTGAAGTTTTGTATTCCACTTGAGTAACAAGGCAATAACAGCTATGATCTATATCGAATTTGCGTGGCTGCGCCACTCCAagaatttcattttttttttccaaaaggaCTTTGTTTTTGTCAATTGTGTTTCTTTTgttcattcaaataccatgaactTCCCTTCCCACACAGTTGTGCCTTCATGTTTCAGGCCAAAGAACTTCTGGAACAAAGTCAGCTAAGCATGTTTGTGGACCGGAAGCTAGGAAGCAATTATGACAGTGCTGAATTGGAGGAGTTGGTTCAGATTGCTTTGCTCTGCACAATGTACAGACCTTGTCACCGCCCCAAGATGTCTGAAATTATAAAGATGCTGGAAGGAGGAGATGGGGTTGCAGAAAAATGGGAGTCCGTTAAAAATATTGAGGACCCAAACCCCGACTGGTCACCAGAATTTGTGTCAATTGGTATAAATTATGATGATGAAGACCAACGCAATTCGATCGAGCTGCAAGCCATTGAACTCTCGGGGCCAAGGTGATCTAGCTACAGCTTgtcatgtgtgtatatatatgtaataattagTTTTAGACTACCAACTTGGGAAGGCGAAGAAAGCGTAGGGATGCTTCAGACTTTCCGTTGAGTAGCATGGCATGTCTATAATGTCTGTTCATGCATATGGCTTTTCTTAAAAGACATGTTTACGGCAAGACCTCCTTGCTGGATAAAAGTTAGTGACATGTCTgttcatgcatatatatatataattaactAGCGGAATCTTCTGTTCTGCATCTGAGATTTTACTACTACTCTTTACTCTCTAGGACACAGGTGGAGAAACTCCATTACGCCAGACCCATCCTTAGATCATTTTTTACATGCAGCTTATTATTAGTCACTATCGGAAACAGTATATATGCGGAGTGCCTGGTGGTTTGCTGAGTGCATTcctttgggcactcggcaaacaatatctGTACTGAGTGCCTAcagataaacactcggcaaaataattgtaCTTGGCAAAAAAACTTATTTGCCAAGTGCAGGAAataaaacactcagcaaacaacAACaagatactcggcaaagaataggcactcggcaaaagaccgCCACGTGTGACGGCCGTCAACCAGGGTGCCGGCGgttagaactttgccgagtgtcggttagtgacactcggcaaagagaatctttgccgagtgtttttatctggcactcagcaaatcggttcgtttgtcgagtgttatattttggcactcggtaaattaaaaaaagttttttttccctgctgaccttgaaactttttctactctctacatacaacatgtggtactccatgttaagatttggtatatttctggatctgtttgctatatttaatcaatttattgcttttcaaggaatttttggtataagtcaaatttgaactgcaagtgattcaaataatagaataaaatgagtagaaaaatgatattcatgttattgagtccagtgcgAGGCCTTACCCAGGACATGAAAAggaatttcgaacatcttattcaggaaacacgaccacgaacgtgtggccgaatggtttttaaatttaaaaaaagcaAACtggaaatcatgagatttgtcaagatctcgtgatatcatacatggaggccatggtaaaaaattgagaaggtttcggacAATCTGttacgtacgatgtttacaaaccgaagtatcttagaagaagaatcgtagtgttgagaaggattcggtaagattttgagtcaaagtgacggtcgaattcaaaactttttgtataggtaatagagaacatagattgattcatgtgtaatttgacGTATCCTGCTCGCCGGCGCCCGCCGCCGGAGACGAGGATGATGACCCGAGATCGATGGAAACCGAAGTGGAAACTCACACGAATGCAGTGGAAGCTGAGAACACACAATGCACAAAGTTTTTTTGGTGCCGCAACTGACCGGCATTTTCTGACTCTATTGCTGAAAAATATATATAGACTGTGAGCAGCTCGTGGCCACTCGACTCGGCGCCATGCGCGCCACTCCCTCCGACTTGATCGTGCCATCCCACGACCGAACGAGTGGAGCGCGAAGCTTCAGCTACGACGCGACGAAAACAATGGAGAACACTTCTACGTGATCACCATCCCGCGAACAAAGCGCGAGTCAGGTGTTACAAGACGCACCCCTATCGGGTTCCTTATTTGCAAAAACTGAAACTGAAAGTCTACTGAACCTGGACTGAATAAACTGAATgaactaacaatctccccctgaATGAGGTTTGTTCAGCCCAGATTCACAACACCGATCAACTCCCGAAGCTCACAGAACCTTGATCGCCCGAGAGCCTTTGTCATCAGGTCTGCGAGCTGTTCCTGAGAGCTTGCATACTCCAGCAAGATTGTTCCTTTGTCCATGCACTCACGAATGAAATGGAATTTAGTGTCAATATGCTTACTTCGATCATGCAGTACCGGATTCTTGCTGAGTGCTATTGCAGACATGTTATCCATCTTCAGTTGAGGCTTCTGAGGATCATCTCCTGTAATGTCCTTCAGTAGCCTTGTGAGCCACACCGCCTGGCAAGCTGCTCCAGCTCCCGCGATGTACTCAGCCTCACATGACGAGAGCGCAACCACTCGCTGCTTTTGGGACTGCCAAGACACCGCTTTTTGTCCCAAGAAGAAAATGATGCCGGTTGTGCTCTTCCTGTCATCAGTGTCTCCCCCCAAATCACTGTCACTGTAGCCGATCAGGCTATTGTCGCTCCTGGACAGCTTTGGGTAGACAATGCCGAACTCGATTGTTCCGGCTATGTACCGCAGCAAATGCTTTACTGCTGCCATGTGCTCCTGCCTTGGCTTTTCCATGAAACGACTCACAAACCCCACAGCAAATGACATGTCAGGGCGAGTGTGAACCAAATACCTCAGACTCCCCACCAGGCTTCGGTACTCTGTAACATTCACAAATGCTGTCATTCCCTCCTTTGAAAGCTTCAACCGAGCCTCCATTGGGGTATGGCAGGGGTTGCATCCAGCCATATTCGCCTTCTGCAGCATCTTCCTTGCATAGGCAGCCTGTCCAAGAGTGATTGCTGTTTTGGACTGTCTTACCTCAATGCCCAAATAGTATGACAGCAGCCCGAGATCACTCATTCTGAACAGGCGCTTCATCTCTTCTTTGAACGCCTCAACTCCACCCTCCTTTGCTCCGGTGATGATCAGATCGTCGACATAGATGCCGACAACCACACGGGACAGTCCCTTGCCCCTGGTATACATCCCATGCTCGCTAGTGCATCGCACAAAGCCGAGAGCACGCAGACTGGCATCCAGTTTCTGATTCCACGCCCTGGGAGCTTGGCGAAGTCCATAGAGCGCCTTCTTCAAGCGCAACACCTTCCTCTCATGTCCAGCCGCAATGAAACCTGGCGGCTGATGGACATAGACCTCCTCCACGAGAtctccattgagaaatgccgACTTCACGTCCATATGATGGACTAGCCAGCCTTCCTGTGCAGCGACGGCGAGAAGCATCCGCACTGACTCCATCCTAGCCACCGGCGCGAACACCTCTTCAAAGTCAATGCCGGACTTCTGGACATACCCCTTTGCAACCaagcgcgccttgtgcttgacgatcgCCCCCAGCTCGTCACGCTTGATTTTGAACACCCATTTCAGCCCGATGGCTCGGTGTCCCGGTGGGAGGTCGACGAGAACCCAGGTGTCGTTCTGCTCGATGGACCCCAGCTCCTCGAGCATCGCCTTCCGCCACTCTTCATCATTCCGTGCCTCATCGAAAGTGGTGGGTTCGCCGTCGACGGCAAGCAGGAGCCCCGCGCCATGCTCCCCATCACCTTCCTCAGGGGCCGGTGCAACCGCCAAGATGTCCTCCATCGTCTAGAACCGAAGTGGCGCATCGTCATGGGCGTCATCCACCACCGGCTCCCCGGGTGGTGGAGACACGAACTGCACGCCTGGTGGAGTGGCCGGTGAAGACGTGCTTGACGTAGCCGCTGGTGCCGGTGTCACAGGCACCTCGTTGGGACCTGCAGCAGGTGTGGAAGGCCCCGGCGAGGCCGGTGGTGTCGACGTCGGTGACTGCGGCACATGCCCGCTGCTCGGAACGGACATGGTCACATGCTCGACGATGAATGGCTCCCCCCGAGCCACGTCAGCCGCATCTCCAGCAACGCTCTCCCACTGCCACGGCTTCCCTTCATCAAACACCGCGTCGCGCGATATGTGAACACGCTCGGTGTTTGGATTGTAGAACCTGTACGCCTTTGTGCCAGGCTCGTAGCCAATGAACGCCATGGGCACGCTCCGGTCGTCTAGCTTGCGCTGGTGGCCGCTGACGACCTTCACATGTGCAGTGCATCCGAAGACACGAAAGAAGTGCACAGCTGGCTTAGCACCATACCAGACCTCGTAGGGAGTTTTGCCGTCCACGCTCCTCGTCGGCGAACGGTTCAGGATGTAGACAGCGGTGCTCACCGCCTCGCCCCAGAGCCATCCGGGCACGTTCATCCCCTTCATCATGCTCCTTGCCATCCCCAGCACGGTCTGGTTGCGTCTCTCCACCACACCGTTTTGCTGAGGTGTGTACGGTGCGGTGAAGTGACGCTGAACGCCGTGATCAGTGCAGTGCTCCTGGAACGCCTGCGCCGTGAACTCGCCGCCCCAGTCCGTGCGCAGTGTCCCCAGTTTCATCCCCGCCTCATTCTCCAGCCGGGCCTGCAGCTGGATGATGGCCGCTGTAGCCTGGTCCTTCGACGCCAGCAGAACCAACCACATGTATCGGCTCTTGTCGTCCACGACGAGCAAGAACAGACGCTTGCCGCCCGGAGTCATAGGAGTGATCGGACCGCACAGGTCCGCATGCACGAGCTCCAGCGAACGAGACGCACGGTACTTGCTCGCCTCCGGGAACGGCTGTCGACGCTGCTTCCCGGCAAGGCAGCTCTCGCATAGCTGCTCCACGTGGTCGATGGAGGGAAGACCACGAACCATTTCCTTCCTGGACAGCAGCTTCAGGCCATGGAAGCCGAGGTGACCATACCTCGCATGCCATCTCCAGGCGTCATTGTCAGTATGCGCCGCAAGGCACACCGGGGTGCTGATGTTGACGTTGAGGATGTACAGCCGGTTCTCTAAGCGCAGTACCTTGGCGAGGAGTCGACGTCGCTGATCCCAGATGCGCAGAACGCCCTCCTCGATCAGGATCTTGTACTTGTCCTCGTCCAGTTGTCCGAGACTGACGATGTTGGCCGTGAGTTTGGGGATGTAGTACACGCCGCCAAGACTCTGGTGCTCGCCGTTCTTGCAGCTGAAGAGAACAGTGCCACGCCTGTGGATTTCAACCACGGACCCGTCGCCGAACCTGACGGTGCCGTGCACACCtgcgtcgagctcggagaagaacGACCGGACACCTGTCATGTGGTTCGTCGCCCCCGTGTCGAGGATCCAGCGCGTGCGCCCCTCGCCGCACTTCTCCCCGAGCTGGACGAACAGCTTGTCCTCCCGGATGTGCACTTCCTCGCCCGTCGCGGACCGCGACGGCGTCGCCAGCGCCACGCAGGCCGTCGTGGACACCGTGTCCGTGACCTCGTCGGAGAAGACCCAGCGCGCTGCTGCGCTCCCGTCGGCGACGTGGACACCCACCACGTCCTCCACGCCTTTGGGCTCCTCCGGCGCTGCCACCTGTGGCACCGGATCGAGAGAAACCGTGACGGTTGCCATCATCAGCGCCTGCTCCGCCTCTGCCTCAGCGGCGTGTGCCTGCTCGTCCCTCTTTTTCTTGCGGCACTCATGCGCCCAGTGGCCCGTCTTGCCGCAGTAGGCGCACTCGTCGCCGGtgagtttcttcttcttcttgccgttgcCCCCGGCCGAAGGTTTGGAGCTGCCGTTGCTCCCACCGCCCTGGGGCTGGGCGTTGCTGCCCCCACCTTGGGACGAGCCGCCCCTGTGCCCTCGCCTCTGAGTCGAGGCCAGAGGGCGCCCGCCTCCAGAGCCGCCGCCCGAGACTTGCAGCCGGGAGACCACCCGATCCACGAGTTCTTCTTCGGTGAGGTTGAGCCGCGCCGCAGAGGAACCGCCGTTGCCACTGAGGCCGTAGCGTTCCTCGGCTGCCTTGAGTCTCTCCACGAGCTTGTCCACTGACAGGTCATTGAGATCAAGGAGAGTCTCGAATGCCATTACGATCTGCTCATACCTCGGTGGTGTGGCCTGCAGGAACTTCCTCATGATCTCCGGCTCTGTGTACCCGGCATCGAGTACCTCCAGCTGGCTCGCCACGTCGGTGATCCGGATGGCGAAGTCGTCCACCGACTCCCCATCCTTGAAGCGCAGCGCGTCGAACTCCCGATGCAGCGTGTTCACCTTCGCCTGGCGCACGCGATCCACCCCGAGATGCATCTTCTTCAGGGAGTCCCACGCCTCCTTGGCTGAGGCCTTCCTGGCGATGCTCCCGTGCATCTCCTCGGGAACGCCCAGCGCGATGGCCTCCAGGGCGTTCCGATCGTCGATGTAGTCGATGGCGCCGACTTGCACCGTCTCCCACAAGCTCCGCGCCTGGAGCTTCAGTTTCATGAGCGCCGCCCACGAGTAGTAGTTCGATTTGGTGAGAAGGGGGTACTTGTGTTTCCCGCCCTCCTCACGCACGGTCCAGTGAATCACCAGGCCGCGTTCGCCCGTGCCGCCGTTGCTCGAACCGCTCCCGCCGGAACCCCGTCGCGGCGAGGAGGAACGGTTCCTCCGTCGATCCATACCGAAAGCAGCAGCGATCGCGCGGTCGCGCGTCCACCGACGGAACCTCGCTCTGATGCCACTTGACGTATCCTGCTCGCCGGCGCCCGCCGTCGGAGACGAGGATGATGACCCGAGATCGATGGAAACCGAAGTGGAAACTCACACGAACGCAGTGGAAGCTGAGAACACACAACGCACAAAGTTTTTTTGGTGCCGCAACTGACCGGCATTTTCTGACTCTATTGCTGAAAAATATATACAGACTGTGAGCAGCTCGTGGCCACTCGACTCGGCGCCATGCGCGCCACTCCCTCCGACTTGATCGTGCCATCCCACGACCGAACGAGTGGAGCGCGAAGCTTCAGCTACGACGCGACGAAAACAACGGAGAACACTTCTACGTGATCACCATCCCACGAACAAAGCGCGAGTCAGGTGTTACAAGACGCACCCCTATCGGGTTCCTTATTTGCAAAAACTGAAACTGAAAGTCTACTGAACCTGGACTGAATAAACTGAATGAACTAACATAATTTTGGttattttttggatccgtttgataattttaacttattaagtgcaattaaagaattttaattgatatacattgaatttgagctacaacggcatgaaataataaatttttttcacttctggccttgaaactttttctactctctacatacaacatgtgatactccatattaagatttggtatatttttggatccgtttgctatatttaattaatttattgcttttcaaggatttttttggtataagtccaatttgaactgcaagtgattcaaattatagaataaaatgagtagaaaaatgatattcatgttattgagtccggtgaggccttacccaggacatgaaaagaaatttcgaacatcttattcaggaaacaagaccatgaacgtgtggccgaatgatttttatattctaaaaaaagcaaacgaagtatgaaaatcatgagatttgtcaagatatcgtgatatcatacgtggaggccgtggtaaaaaaatCAAGAAGGTTTTGGACAATctatcacgtacgatgtttataagccaaagtatctcagaagaagaatcatagcgttgagaagtaTTCGGTAAGATTTTgagtcaaagtgatggtcgaattggggtttgacttcaaaactttttgtataggcaatagagaacatagattgattcatgtgtaattttgataattttttgAATCCGTTGGATAATTTTAATTTactaagtgcaattatagaattttaattgatatacactgaatttgagctacaactacatgaaataataagttttttttttcatttctggCCTTGAAAGTTTTTCTagtctctacatacaacatttgGTACTCCATCTCAAGATTTGGTATATTATAATGGAATAATATTCTtagaaaaatcaaataaaaaaaagaaggaaacaaaggaaaatgaaAAAAGTGGGTTTGCTGAGTGCACctggtttggcactcggcaaagatggggtttgccgagtgtcatatctgggacactcggcaaactccccTCACCCGGCCCTACGCATAGTATTTTAGGGTTTAGGAAAAGGAGGATATGAAgga
This genomic interval carries:
- the LOC136513577 gene encoding protein NSP-INTERACTING KINASE 3-like, with the translated sequence MGGCGAPEATRRLVVAVVGVVVAVAAVLWPTAAGKLGKQAKALVAIKAPLHDPGNVLWDWDLKFGNDPCHWSMVTCQKGQIQELSMTNKNLSGTLSPAVGKLRSLRYLLLSHNAISGRIPDTVGRMKLLEVLDLSNNHFSGSIPSTLGHLAKLQYLKLNNNSLSGPIPESLGTDAPMIFSLYFLLTTFFLSLLHYCSLNEYVQFSLDVSFNNLSGHRPTFRTWNVFFEGNPFLSDIGSESIAPPLGPKDGKEGIGCSLVAVVAGAVLFWRRRQRERVFAVADVSMQHDPEGCLGHLKQYKFKEIRKATNNFSQTNILGEGGYGIVYKGDLDGTTVAVKRLKDRDSVVGDDQFHTEIEVISLAVHRNLLHLTGYCIANNERLLVYPYMPNGTVASKLKECVNGEPTLDWPRRKRIALGASQGLLYLHEQCDPKIIHRDIKASNVLLDEYLEAVVADFGLAKLVDHWMSHVVTSVRGTLGRIPPECFKFCHASEKTDVFCFGLFLMELVTGRVTLELHENEYEKGGILELAKELLEQSQLSMFVDRKLGSNYDSAELEELVQIALLCTMYRPCHRPKMSEIIKMLEGGDGVAEKWESVKNIEDPNPDWSPEFVSIGINYDDEDQRNSIELQAIELSGPR